In a single window of the Arthrobacter zhangbolii genome:
- a CDS encoding phage holin family protein produces MKNILSTVGIQILAACAGLLLSLWWVSGFDIQLPGFLVAVVVVVLAQAVLTPLVSKAAHRYAPAFLGGTGLIAALLALLIAGLFPGGVTVTGIGDWLLSALILWVASAVGALVDQRLTSRRSAHPAGRSGPAAA; encoded by the coding sequence ATGAAAAACATCCTGAGCACCGTAGGGATCCAGATTCTGGCTGCCTGCGCAGGCTTGCTGCTGAGCCTGTGGTGGGTGTCCGGTTTCGACATCCAGTTGCCCGGTTTCCTGGTGGCGGTGGTGGTTGTTGTCCTGGCCCAGGCGGTCCTGACCCCGCTGGTTTCCAAGGCGGCGCACCGCTACGCACCGGCGTTCCTGGGTGGAACCGGGCTGATTGCGGCTCTTCTTGCCCTGCTGATAGCGGGCCTTTTCCCGGGCGGTGTGACGGTCACCGGAATTGGCGACTGGCTTTTATCCGCTCTGATCCTGTGGGTCGCCAGCGCTGTGGGTGCATTGGTGGATCAACGGCTTACGTCGCGCCGTTCGGCGCATCCGGCGGGGCGTTCCGGTCCCGCCGCAGCATAG
- a CDS encoding thiolase family protein: MRDVVFVDGVRTPFGKAGEKGIYAGMRADDLVVKCIRELMRRNPSLPAERIDEVAIAATTQSGDQGMTIGRTAALLAGLPRTVPGFAIDRMCAGAMTAVTTTASGIGFGAYDVVIAGGVEHMGNHPMGKDADPNPRFMTERLVDPAALNMGNTAENLHDRFPNITKERTDAYAAASQEKLAKAYANNEIQPDLVPVATKKPGTGWTLNTVDEPPRPGTTVEDLAELRTPFRAHGRVTAGNAAGLNDGATTALLASAEAAEELGLGVKMRLVGFAFAGVEPEVMGYGPVPATEKVLKQTGLSIEDIGLFEINEAFAIQVLSFLDHFGIADDDPRVNRYGGAIAVGHPLASSGVRLMNQLARQFEEDPSVRYGMTTMCIGLGMGATVIWENPNHPDYNTDSTEATK; this comes from the coding sequence ATCAGGGACGTAGTTTTCGTAGACGGAGTACGGACTCCGTTCGGCAAGGCCGGTGAAAAGGGCATCTACGCCGGAATGCGTGCAGACGACCTGGTGGTCAAGTGCATCCGCGAACTGATGCGCCGCAACCCCTCCCTCCCCGCGGAACGGATCGACGAAGTAGCCATTGCCGCCACCACCCAGTCCGGTGACCAGGGCATGACCATCGGCCGCACCGCCGCCCTGCTCGCGGGGCTGCCCCGCACAGTGCCCGGCTTCGCCATCGACCGCATGTGCGCCGGCGCCATGACCGCCGTAACCACCACTGCCTCGGGCATCGGCTTCGGCGCCTACGACGTCGTCATCGCCGGCGGCGTGGAGCACATGGGCAACCACCCGATGGGCAAGGACGCCGATCCGAATCCCCGCTTTATGACCGAGCGGCTGGTGGATCCGGCCGCCCTGAACATGGGCAATACCGCAGAAAACCTGCACGACCGGTTCCCGAACATCACCAAGGAACGCACTGACGCGTACGCCGCCGCCAGCCAGGAGAAGCTCGCCAAGGCCTACGCCAACAACGAGATCCAGCCTGACCTGGTACCGGTTGCCACCAAGAAGCCCGGCACCGGCTGGACCCTGAACACTGTGGACGAGCCGCCGCGCCCGGGCACCACAGTTGAGGACCTGGCCGAGCTGCGCACCCCGTTCCGCGCCCACGGCCGCGTCACGGCAGGTAACGCCGCCGGCCTGAACGACGGCGCCACCACCGCCCTGCTCGCCTCAGCCGAAGCTGCCGAGGAACTCGGCCTGGGCGTGAAGATGCGCCTGGTCGGCTTCGCGTTCGCCGGCGTCGAGCCCGAGGTCATGGGCTACGGACCGGTTCCCGCAACCGAAAAGGTGCTGAAGCAGACCGGCCTGTCCATCGAGGACATCGGCCTGTTCGAAATCAACGAGGCCTTCGCCATCCAGGTGCTCTCCTTCCTGGACCACTTCGGCATTGCAGATGATGATCCCCGGGTTAACCGCTACGGCGGAGCCATCGCCGTCGGGCACCCGCTGGCATCCTCGGGCGTGCGCCTGATGAACCAGCTGGCCCGCCAGTTCGAGGAAGATCCGAGCGTCCGCTACGGCATGACCACCATGTGCATCGGCCTGGGCATGGGTGCCACCGTGATCTGGGAAAACCCGAACCACCCCGACTACAACACCGATTCCACGGAGGCAACGAAGTAA
- a CDS encoding alpha/beta hydrolase fold domain-containing protein, which yields MTVFVHGGGFVFGGLESHDRLCRRLALLAGTAVLAVDYRLAPEHPAPAAVDDVMRALEWVASRPKELGQLLPGTGLAGDSAGGLIAYLAACGLAGTPALPDVLFLAYPNADLSLSLQSVSEKGEGWGLSVQDLAFYIAQWVPDASLLGKFSPVEVARAQPLPVRTLLATAGHDPLRDEGKLLAEELARGGTDVEYRPHPDLVHGFLTLDAVSPAARHAGDSLLAAYGSLLSHTAMLRRDRNAPPDAPNGAT from the coding sequence CTGACGGTTTTTGTGCATGGCGGGGGATTTGTCTTTGGTGGCTTGGAGTCCCACGACCGGCTGTGCCGCAGGCTCGCACTGCTGGCCGGCACCGCGGTTCTGGCAGTGGACTACCGGCTGGCGCCGGAGCATCCTGCTCCCGCCGCGGTGGACGACGTCATGCGGGCATTGGAATGGGTGGCGTCCCGGCCGAAGGAGCTGGGGCAGCTGCTGCCGGGGACAGGCCTGGCAGGAGACAGCGCCGGCGGGCTGATTGCCTATCTGGCGGCCTGCGGGCTGGCCGGCACGCCGGCACTGCCTGATGTGTTGTTTCTGGCCTACCCGAATGCCGATCTCAGTCTGAGTCTGCAGAGCGTCTCTGAGAAGGGGGAAGGCTGGGGGTTGTCCGTGCAGGACCTGGCGTTCTACATTGCCCAATGGGTTCCGGACGCGTCGCTGCTGGGGAAGTTCAGTCCTGTGGAAGTGGCCCGGGCGCAGCCGTTGCCGGTCCGGACGCTGCTCGCGACCGCCGGACACGATCCCCTGCGGGATGAAGGGAAGCTGCTGGCCGAAGAACTGGCCCGGGGCGGCACCGACGTCGAGTATCGGCCGCATCCTGACCTGGTGCACGGGTTCCTGACCCTCGACGCCGTCTCGCCTGCTGCCCGCCATGCCGGCGACTCCCTGCTCGCTGCCTACGGTTCGCTACTGTCGCACACCGCTATGCTGCGGCGGGACCGGAACGCCCCGCCGGATGCGCCGAACGGCGCGACGTAA
- a CDS encoding TetR/AcrR family transcriptional regulator, whose protein sequence is MTFQRARSEEQKEARRRAILDTTAAMLEEMPVAEVSLNELSRRVGLAKSNVLRYFESREAVLLELLDDFLGTWLAGLAEELTAAIEPSAAPETRADQLADILSRSLGARPVLCDLFGAQGGVLERNISVEVAKRHKRSSLARLETMTGLIRRHLPELGDAAQQFCLTSLITAGALSSYVPAPPTLLAAYAEEPALGVLNVDLQDALQMAFTSALVGVLPRA, encoded by the coding sequence GTGACTTTCCAACGGGCACGCAGCGAAGAACAGAAGGAAGCCCGCCGTCGGGCGATCCTGGACACCACGGCTGCCATGCTGGAGGAAATGCCGGTAGCCGAGGTGAGCCTCAACGAGCTAAGCCGGCGGGTGGGGCTGGCCAAGTCGAATGTCCTGCGCTATTTCGAGTCCCGCGAAGCGGTGCTGCTCGAACTGCTCGATGATTTCCTGGGGACGTGGCTTGCCGGGTTGGCAGAGGAACTGACAGCAGCGATTGAGCCGTCGGCGGCACCGGAGACCCGCGCGGATCAGCTGGCGGACATCCTCAGCCGTTCCCTGGGCGCACGTCCGGTGCTGTGCGACCTCTTCGGTGCGCAGGGCGGTGTCCTGGAACGCAACATCTCGGTGGAGGTGGCGAAGCGGCATAAGCGGTCATCCCTGGCCCGGTTGGAAACCATGACGGGCCTGATCCGTCGCCACCTGCCCGAGCTTGGTGACGCTGCGCAACAATTCTGCCTGACGAGCCTCATCACGGCCGGCGCCCTCTCGTCCTACGTACCTGCCCCGCCCACCCTGCTTGCCGCCTACGCCGAGGAGCCCGCCCTGGGTGTTTTGAACGTGGATTTGCAGGACGCGCTGCAGATGGCTTTCACCTCCGCGCTCGTTGGGGTATTGCCGCGCGCGTGA
- a CDS encoding SDR family oxidoreductase, translating to MADNVPALAVTGATGALGGAVARLLAESGVRQRLLARHTARLPELPDTPVFAVSYLDRAQAVSALRGVHTLFMVSAAESPHRVEDQQTFVDAAAEAGVDHIVYTSFMGAAPDAVFSLARDHAATEEHIQGSGMSWTFLRNCLYQDVLPTFIQPDGVIRGPAGDGRFAPVARTDIARTAATILLAPGEHRNRTYTLTGPTELSMAEVAEVLTRVSGSHVGYENETYEQAMASRMQGHAARWQAEAWTSSYQAIAAGALGPASPDIERLTGTAPLAFQDYLLAGRY from the coding sequence ATGGCTGATAACGTTCCGGCCCTCGCCGTCACGGGCGCTACTGGCGCCCTGGGCGGCGCCGTTGCCCGCCTGCTGGCCGAGTCAGGGGTGCGCCAGCGGCTGCTGGCCAGGCACACCGCCCGGCTGCCCGAGCTGCCGGACACTCCGGTCTTTGCCGTTTCCTATCTGGACCGCGCGCAGGCGGTGAGCGCGCTGCGCGGCGTCCATACGCTCTTTATGGTGTCCGCAGCCGAAAGCCCGCACCGGGTTGAAGACCAGCAGACCTTCGTCGACGCCGCGGCGGAGGCCGGGGTGGACCACATTGTGTACACCTCCTTTATGGGTGCCGCGCCGGACGCAGTGTTTTCCCTGGCCCGGGACCATGCGGCCACCGAGGAGCACATCCAGGGCAGCGGCATGTCCTGGACGTTCCTGCGGAACTGCCTGTACCAGGATGTCCTGCCCACCTTCATCCAGCCGGACGGCGTCATCCGGGGACCCGCCGGAGACGGCCGGTTCGCCCCGGTAGCCAGGACCGACATTGCACGCACCGCCGCCACAATCCTCCTTGCCCCGGGGGAGCACCGGAACCGCACCTACACGCTCACCGGACCAACGGAGCTCAGCATGGCCGAAGTTGCGGAGGTCCTGACCCGCGTCTCCGGCAGCCATGTCGGGTATGAGAACGAAACCTATGAGCAGGCGATGGCCAGCCGGATGCAGGGGCATGCCGCCCGCTGGCAGGCGGAGGCCTGGACCAGCAGTTACCAGGCCATCGCCGCCGGCGCGCTCGGCCCGGCGAGCCCGGACATCGAGCGCCTCACCGGTACGGCTCCGCTGGCCTTTCAGGATTACCTGCTGGCCGGCCGTTACTGA
- a CDS encoding aldo/keto reductase encodes MTSYNRLGNSGLTVSTVGLGCNNLGRPGTPTESQEGTDAVISAAIDAGITLFDVADTYGRTPGLSEEMLGRALGSRREDVVLATKFGMDMQGANGADFGARGSRRYIVKAAEASLRRLNTDWIDLYQFHTPDPLTPIEETLAALDDLVTSGKVRYIGHSNRAGWQIAEAEFVARMGGYTPFISSQNHYNLLDRRAELEVTPAAEAYGLGVLPYFPLANGLLTGKYSSGQAPEGSRLTHSRTNLLENADFEQLREFGRFAAERGLTEVQVAFSWLAAQPSVASVIAGATKVEQVQQNAQAADWVPSEKDLEELDRIFPKTPKVALF; translated from the coding sequence ATGACTTCTTACAACAGACTCGGAAACTCCGGCCTGACCGTGTCCACGGTAGGGCTGGGCTGCAACAACCTCGGCCGTCCGGGAACGCCCACGGAATCGCAGGAGGGGACCGACGCCGTCATCAGCGCCGCGATCGACGCCGGTATTACGCTTTTTGACGTTGCCGATACGTATGGCCGGACACCGGGGCTCAGCGAGGAAATGCTTGGCAGGGCCCTGGGCTCCCGGCGCGAGGACGTGGTCCTTGCTACCAAGTTCGGCATGGACATGCAGGGAGCCAACGGTGCCGACTTCGGTGCCCGCGGATCGCGCCGCTACATCGTGAAAGCAGCGGAGGCATCGCTCCGCCGGCTGAACACGGACTGGATCGATCTCTACCAGTTCCACACCCCGGACCCGCTGACGCCGATCGAGGAAACCCTCGCTGCCCTGGATGATCTGGTCACCAGTGGCAAGGTGCGGTACATCGGACACTCCAACCGTGCCGGCTGGCAGATTGCCGAGGCGGAATTCGTGGCCCGGATGGGCGGCTACACGCCGTTCATTTCCTCGCAGAACCACTACAACCTGCTGGACCGCCGGGCCGAGCTGGAAGTTACTCCGGCGGCTGAGGCGTATGGTTTGGGCGTGCTGCCCTATTTCCCACTGGCCAACGGCCTCCTCACCGGAAAGTACAGCAGCGGCCAGGCACCCGAGGGGAGCCGGCTCACGCACTCCCGGACCAATCTCCTCGAGAACGCCGATTTTGAGCAGCTGCGGGAGTTCGGCCGGTTCGCCGCCGAGCGCGGCCTCACCGAGGTGCAGGTGGCCTTCTCCTGGCTCGCAGCGCAGCCATCCGTGGCCTCCGTCATTGCCGGTGCCACCAAGGTGGAGCAGGTGCAGCAGAACGCCCAGGCCGCGGATTGGGTGCCCTCGGAGAAGGATTTGGAAGAACTGGACCGGATCTTCCCGAAGACGCCGAAGGTTGCTTTGTTCTAG
- the dxs gene encoding 1-deoxy-D-xylulose-5-phosphate synthase, with the protein MGLLETIRDPRDLSRLSLTQLKRLAEEIRSFLITNVAQTGGHLGPNLGVVELTMGIHRVFDSPRDSIVFDTGHQSYVHKILTGRQDFGTLRQQHGLSGYPSRAESVHDIVESSHASSSLSWADGISRARQLNGESDRYTVVMVGDGALTGGMAWEALNNIAADQRRRVVIVVNDNGRSYAPTIGGLADYLASLRPTIDAVRTHHAYENTLGWWRDRLQQGGPVGRFTYRSLHAAKKGIKDWWSPQGLFEDLGMKYVGPIDGHDLDAVERALLKAKNYAGPVIVHAMTEKGRGYAPARAHEADQFHAVGIIDPETGAPVEPGGKESWTSVFATEIAQIADERPDIVGITGAMLIPVGLHRFAAKHPDRVFDVGIAEQHALTSAAGMAFGGLHPVVALYATFLNRAFDQLLMDVALHKAGVTIVLDRAGVTGPDGASHHGMWDMSMLQIVPGLHLSAPRDATRLKEELREAVAISDAPSVVRFSKGTVGRDIDAVERTADGVDILARRHSGDSSNDVLIVSVGAMAGMALDVAERLDAQGISSTVVDPRWVLPVPRSIIRLAGEHRIVTVIEDGVRAGGVGSRIRQEMRAAGVDTALNEVGLPVEFLDHGSRGEVLERVGLTARQVANDIVAQVLGTKVPFARPLPGQEMPTGQVPKIQ; encoded by the coding sequence TTGGGACTTCTGGAAACAATCCGGGACCCTCGGGACCTCAGCAGGCTTTCGCTGACACAGCTGAAGCGGCTTGCTGAAGAGATCCGTTCGTTCCTGATCACCAACGTGGCACAGACCGGCGGCCACCTCGGCCCGAACCTGGGCGTGGTGGAACTGACCATGGGCATCCACCGGGTCTTCGATTCGCCGCGGGACAGCATCGTCTTTGACACCGGCCATCAGTCCTACGTGCACAAAATCCTTACCGGCCGCCAGGACTTCGGAACGCTGCGGCAGCAGCACGGGCTTTCCGGCTATCCGTCCCGCGCGGAATCCGTGCATGACATTGTGGAAAGCTCGCACGCCTCCTCGTCCCTGTCCTGGGCAGACGGTATTTCCCGGGCCCGGCAGCTGAACGGCGAGAGCGATCGCTACACCGTGGTGATGGTGGGCGACGGCGCCCTGACCGGCGGCATGGCCTGGGAGGCACTGAACAACATTGCGGCGGACCAGCGGCGCCGCGTGGTGATTGTGGTCAATGACAACGGCCGATCCTACGCGCCGACCATCGGCGGCCTGGCTGACTACCTGGCCTCGCTGCGCCCCACCATTGACGCCGTGCGCACGCACCACGCCTACGAGAACACCCTGGGCTGGTGGCGGGACCGGCTGCAGCAGGGCGGCCCCGTGGGCCGTTTCACCTACCGCAGCCTGCATGCCGCCAAGAAGGGCATCAAGGACTGGTGGTCCCCCCAGGGCCTCTTCGAGGATCTGGGCATGAAGTACGTGGGCCCCATCGACGGACACGACCTCGACGCCGTCGAACGCGCACTGCTCAAGGCCAAGAACTATGCCGGTCCCGTGATTGTGCACGCCATGACGGAGAAGGGCCGCGGCTACGCGCCTGCCCGCGCCCACGAAGCTGACCAGTTCCACGCCGTCGGCATTATCGATCCCGAGACCGGCGCACCGGTGGAACCGGGCGGCAAGGAATCCTGGACCTCCGTCTTTGCGACGGAGATTGCCCAGATAGCCGACGAGCGTCCGGACATTGTCGGTATCACCGGCGCCATGCTGATCCCCGTGGGCCTGCACCGTTTCGCGGCAAAGCATCCGGACCGCGTGTTCGACGTCGGCATCGCCGAACAGCATGCCCTCACCTCGGCGGCCGGCATGGCCTTCGGCGGACTGCACCCCGTCGTCGCCCTGTACGCCACGTTCCTGAACCGTGCCTTCGACCAGCTGCTGATGGACGTTGCCCTGCACAAGGCCGGCGTCACCATTGTGCTGGACCGTGCCGGGGTGACCGGACCGGACGGCGCCAGCCATCACGGCATGTGGGACATGTCCATGCTGCAGATTGTGCCCGGCCTGCATCTGTCCGCACCCCGGGACGCCACCCGCCTGAAGGAGGAACTGCGCGAAGCCGTGGCCATCTCGGATGCGCCCAGCGTGGTGCGGTTCTCCAAGGGCACCGTGGGCCGCGATATCGACGCAGTGGAGCGAACCGCCGACGGCGTGGACATCCTGGCCCGCCGGCACAGCGGCGACAGCTCGAACGACGTCCTGATTGTGAGTGTGGGGGCCATGGCCGGTATGGCCCTGGACGTAGCCGAGCGGCTGGACGCGCAGGGCATCAGCTCCACAGTGGTGGATCCGCGCTGGGTCTTGCCGGTGCCGCGGTCAATCATCCGCCTGGCCGGGGAGCACCGGATCGTCACAGTGATCGAGGACGGCGTGCGGGCAGGCGGGGTCGGTTCGCGGATCCGGCAGGAAATGCGTGCCGCCGGGGTGGACACCGCCCTGAACGAAGTCGGCCTGCCGGTCGAGTTCCTGGACCATGGCAGCCGCGGTGAGGTGCTTGAGCGGGTGGGACTGACGGCCCGGCAGGTTGCCAATGACATTGTCGCCCAGGTCCTGGGCACGAAGGTCCCGTTTGCCCGGCCCCTCCCGGGGCAGGAAATGCCCACAGGGCAGGTGCCCAAAATCCAGTAG
- a CDS encoding 3-hydroxyacyl-CoA dehydrogenase NAD-binding domain-containing protein: MSAPDYQRLAGLFPTEVVTHSYVSDVQLPGNAGTFALITLDNDVDHSRPTTLGPNTLLELGEKLDELKVRAEAGEIVGVGVTGKPFYLVAGADLSAVKGISDFEAGYAMARLGHDVYAKLGSLGVPSFAFINGVALGGGLEIALQSDYRTVSTGAGAISLPEAFIGLVPGWGGVYLLPRLIGPENAVKVMIENPLSNNRTLNGKAAYDLGIADALFEPADFLEQSLTWAARVITGEEQVQRPNAVEPAAVGEAWDAAVAKGRAFVEAKTSNAAPAPAKVLDLLENGKTWTREESREAECDALAELMQTPQFSSTVYAFLDLVQKRGKRPAGAPDKKLARPVTKVGVVGAGLMASQLALLFARQLKVPVVMTDIDQERVDKGVGYVHAEVDKLLAKKRISPDAANRTKALVTGSVSKEAFSDADFVIEAVFEEMSVKKQVFAEVEAVVSPECILATNTSSLSVTEMAADLKHPERVVGFHFFNPVAVMPLLEIVRAPKTDDAVLATAFVLAKQLKKTAVLVKDAAAFVVNRILGRMFGEITRVFDEGTDAATADNALRPMGLPMSPFTLLALVGLPVGQHVQESLHSAFGERFWLSKNSQKIIDAGIKSLWQKDEDGNAYIPEETLAMLDFGTTPSTSEEVLRRTQDALAEEIGLMLEEGVVAGPEDIDLCMILGAGWPMHLGGITPYLDRVGASERVNGKKFHEAAVAA; this comes from the coding sequence ATGTCAGCTCCCGATTACCAGCGCCTCGCGGGCCTCTTCCCCACCGAGGTTGTCACCCACTCGTATGTCTCGGACGTCCAGCTGCCCGGCAACGCCGGCACCTTCGCGCTGATCACCCTGGACAACGACGTCGACCACTCCCGCCCCACCACGCTGGGCCCGAACACCCTGCTCGAACTCGGTGAAAAGCTGGACGAGCTCAAGGTGCGCGCCGAGGCCGGCGAGATTGTCGGCGTCGGCGTCACCGGCAAACCGTTCTACCTGGTGGCCGGTGCCGACCTGTCCGCGGTAAAGGGCATCTCCGACTTCGAAGCCGGCTACGCCATGGCCCGCCTGGGACACGACGTGTACGCCAAGCTGGGCAGCCTGGGTGTGCCCAGCTTCGCCTTCATCAACGGTGTGGCACTGGGCGGCGGGCTGGAAATTGCCCTGCAGTCCGATTACCGCACGGTGTCCACCGGCGCCGGTGCGATCTCCCTGCCCGAGGCCTTCATCGGCCTGGTTCCGGGCTGGGGCGGGGTTTACCTGCTGCCGCGCCTGATCGGGCCCGAGAACGCCGTCAAGGTGATGATCGAGAACCCGCTGAGCAACAACCGCACCCTGAACGGCAAGGCTGCCTATGACCTGGGCATCGCCGACGCCCTGTTCGAACCGGCCGACTTCCTGGAGCAGTCCCTCACCTGGGCCGCCCGCGTCATCACCGGCGAGGAGCAGGTACAGCGGCCCAATGCCGTCGAGCCGGCTGCCGTGGGCGAGGCATGGGACGCCGCCGTCGCCAAGGGCCGCGCCTTTGTGGAGGCCAAGACCTCCAACGCCGCACCGGCGCCGGCCAAGGTCCTGGACCTGCTGGAGAACGGCAAAACCTGGACGCGCGAGGAATCCCGCGAAGCCGAGTGCGACGCCCTGGCCGAACTGATGCAGACGCCGCAGTTCAGCTCCACCGTCTACGCGTTCCTGGACCTGGTCCAGAAGCGCGGCAAGCGTCCCGCCGGCGCTCCGGACAAAAAGCTTGCCCGCCCGGTCACCAAGGTGGGCGTGGTTGGCGCAGGCCTGATGGCCAGCCAGCTGGCCCTGCTTTTCGCACGCCAGCTGAAGGTGCCCGTGGTGATGACGGACATCGACCAGGAGCGCGTGGACAAGGGTGTGGGCTACGTGCACGCCGAGGTGGACAAGCTCCTTGCCAAGAAGCGCATCTCCCCCGACGCCGCCAACCGCACCAAGGCACTGGTCACCGGCTCGGTGTCCAAGGAGGCCTTCTCCGACGCCGACTTCGTCATTGAAGCCGTCTTCGAGGAGATGTCGGTCAAGAAGCAGGTCTTCGCCGAGGTGGAGGCCGTGGTCTCCCCCGAGTGCATCCTGGCAACCAACACCTCCTCGCTCTCGGTGACGGAAATGGCAGCAGACCTCAAGCACCCCGAGCGCGTGGTGGGCTTCCACTTCTTCAACCCGGTGGCAGTGATGCCGCTGCTGGAGATTGTCCGTGCTCCGAAGACCGACGACGCCGTCCTGGCCACTGCGTTTGTCCTCGCCAAGCAGCTGAAGAAGACCGCTGTGCTGGTCAAGGATGCCGCCGCCTTTGTGGTGAACCGTATTTTGGGCCGCATGTTCGGTGAGATCACCCGCGTCTTCGATGAGGGTACGGACGCCGCCACGGCAGACAACGCCCTGCGCCCCATGGGCCTGCCGATGTCGCCGTTCACCCTGCTGGCCCTGGTAGGCCTGCCGGTGGGTCAGCACGTGCAGGAATCCCTGCACAGCGCCTTCGGCGAACGGTTCTGGCTCTCGAAGAACTCGCAGAAGATCATCGACGCCGGCATCAAGTCCCTGTGGCAGAAGGATGAAGACGGCAACGCCTACATCCCGGAGGAAACCCTGGCGATGCTGGACTTCGGCACCACCCCCTCGACGTCCGAGGAAGTCCTGCGCCGCACGCAGGACGCCCTGGCCGAGGAGATCGGACTCATGCTCGAAGAGGGTGTCGTGGCAGGTCCCGAAGACATCGACCTGTGCATGATCCTCGGCGCCGGGTGGCCGATGCATCTGGGCGGCATCACGCCGTACCTGGACCGCGTCGGTGCGTCCGAGCGGGTCAACGGCAAGAAGTTCCATGAGGCGGCTGTGGCTGCTTAG
- a CDS encoding SDR family NAD(P)-dependent oxidoreductase gives MNGTWDEQNVPDQRGRVAVVTGANTGLGFETAKVLAEHGATVVLAVRDLQKGKQAAAGIAGDVTVQALDLTSLDSIRSAAESIRAAHPRIDLLINNAGVMYTPKRTTADGFEQQFGTNHLGHFALTGLLLDRLLPVPGSRVVTVSSTGHRIRAAIHFDDLQWERSYNRVAAYGQAKLANLMFTYELQRRLASYGTTIAVAAHPGVSNTELIRNTPAALRIPVSWLAPVLTQTPAMGALPTLRAATDPNVTGGQYYGPGNRSQTRGFPKPVTSSPASHDQAIQQRLWTISEELTGVTFPLAPRT, from the coding sequence ATGAACGGCACATGGGATGAACAAAACGTCCCCGATCAGCGGGGGCGGGTGGCGGTAGTGACCGGCGCCAACACCGGGCTGGGCTTCGAAACTGCCAAGGTGCTTGCTGAGCACGGTGCCACGGTGGTCCTGGCGGTGCGCGACCTGCAGAAAGGCAAACAGGCGGCCGCGGGCATTGCCGGCGACGTGACGGTCCAGGCGCTGGACCTGACGTCCCTGGATTCCATCCGGTCCGCTGCCGAGAGCATCAGGGCTGCCCACCCGCGCATAGACCTGCTGATTAACAATGCCGGGGTGATGTACACACCCAAGCGGACCACGGCGGACGGCTTCGAGCAGCAGTTCGGTACCAACCACCTTGGGCACTTCGCCCTGACCGGGCTGCTGCTGGACCGGCTGCTGCCGGTGCCCGGCTCGCGCGTGGTGACGGTCAGCAGCACGGGCCACCGGATCCGTGCAGCCATCCATTTCGACGATCTCCAGTGGGAACGCTCGTATAACCGTGTGGCGGCCTACGGCCAGGCCAAGCTCGCCAACCTCATGTTCACCTATGAACTGCAGCGACGGCTGGCTTCCTACGGCACAACCATTGCGGTGGCCGCCCATCCCGGCGTGTCCAACACCGAACTCATCAGGAACACACCTGCAGCGCTCCGGATTCCGGTCTCCTGGCTCGCTCCTGTGCTCACCCAGACGCCGGCGATGGGCGCCCTCCCGACCCTGCGTGCGGCTACCGACCCGAACGTCACCGGCGGCCAGTACTACGGTCCGGGCAACCGCTCCCAGACGCGCGGCTTCCCAAAGCCGGTCACGTCCAGCCCTGCCTCCCACGACCAAGCGATCCAGCAACGCCTCTGGACCATCTCGGAGGAACTCACCGGAGTAACCTTCCCTCTGGCACCACGGACCTGA